A region of Streptomyces cinnamoneus DNA encodes the following proteins:
- a CDS encoding GntR family transcriptional regulator, which yields MAFGDQPAYLRVAGDLRQKIVAGELPPHTRLPSQARIREQYGVSDTVALEARKVLMAEGLVEGRSGSGTYVREQPVPRALVRTGYRAAGESTPFRQEQADDRVKGTWESRSEQGVADAAVARRLRIAPGDRVMRTDYLFRSQGEPCMLSTSWEPLALTGRTPVMLPEEGPLAGRGVVERMAAIDLIVDNVTEEVGARPGLAEETLALGGVPGHCVLVVSRTYFAGGCPVETADVITLAERHRVAYHLPVK from the coding sequence GTGGCCTTCGGTGACCAGCCCGCATACCTTCGCGTCGCCGGCGATCTCCGGCAGAAGATCGTGGCGGGTGAGCTGCCTCCGCACACGCGGCTGCCGTCCCAGGCGCGCATCCGAGAGCAGTACGGCGTCTCCGACACCGTGGCCCTGGAGGCCCGCAAGGTCCTCATGGCCGAGGGCCTCGTCGAGGGCCGCTCCGGCTCGGGCACGTACGTGCGCGAGCAACCCGTCCCCCGCGCCCTGGTGCGGACCGGCTACCGCGCGGCCGGGGAGTCCACCCCGTTCCGGCAGGAGCAGGCCGACGACCGGGTCAAGGGCACCTGGGAGTCCCGCAGCGAGCAGGGGGTCGCGGACGCGGCCGTCGCGCGGCGGCTGCGGATCGCCCCGGGCGACCGGGTGATGCGCACCGACTACCTGTTCCGGTCGCAGGGGGAGCCCTGCATGCTCTCGACCTCCTGGGAGCCCCTGGCGCTGACCGGCCGGACGCCGGTGATGCTGCCCGAGGAGGGGCCGCTGGCCGGGCGGGGGGTGGTGGAGCGCATGGCCGCCATCGACCTGATCGTGGACAACGTCACCGAGGAGGTCGGGGCGCGCCCCGGGCTCGCCGAGGAGACGCTCGCGCTCGGCGGGGTGCCGGGCCACTGCGTGCTCGTGGTCTCGCGGACGTACTTCGCCGGCGGCTGCCCGGTGGAGACGGCCGATGTGATCACGCTCGCCGAGCGGCACCGGGTGGCCTACCACCTCCCGGTGAAGTAG
- a CDS encoding (deoxy)nucleoside triphosphate pyrophosphohydrolase, which translates to MTTSVRVVVGGAVLHQGRLLAARRSAPPELAGRWELPGGKMEPGETPQEALVRELREELGVEAEPLERIEGEWPLKPPYVLHVWTARLLSGEPRPLEDHDELRWLTPDRIDEVDWLEQDRPAVAAAVRLLAAAGEPPRQPR; encoded by the coding sequence ATGACGACTTCCGTACGTGTCGTGGTGGGCGGGGCCGTGCTGCACCAGGGCCGGCTGCTCGCCGCGCGGCGCAGCGCCCCGCCCGAGCTCGCCGGCCGCTGGGAGCTGCCCGGCGGCAAGATGGAGCCCGGCGAGACGCCCCAGGAGGCGCTCGTGCGGGAGCTGCGCGAGGAGCTGGGCGTCGAGGCCGAGCCCCTGGAGCGCATCGAGGGGGAGTGGCCCCTGAAGCCCCCCTACGTCCTCCACGTGTGGACGGCGCGGTTGCTGTCGGGCGAGCCCCGCCCCCTGGAGGACCACGACGAGCTGCGCTGGCTCACCCCGGACCGGATCGACGAGGTCGACTGGCTGGAGCAGGACCGCCCCGCCGTGGCGGCAGCCGTACGACTGCTCGCCGCGGCCGGGGAACCGCCCCGGCAGCCCCGCTGA
- a CDS encoding ATP-binding protein produces the protein MVGVSDGAETLASTPGFAEWSFPAEPGAVRTARTLVRDTLREWGMHALTDVTVLLVSELVTNSLRYASGPIGVRMYSRAGPFLLVEVSDPLPEPPRERVAAEDDEGGRGLQLVALASRRWGTRPGNTGKTVWFELALPG, from the coding sequence GTGGTCGGCGTGAGTGACGGCGCGGAGACCTTGGCATCGACGCCCGGCTTCGCGGAGTGGAGCTTCCCCGCCGAGCCCGGAGCCGTACGCACCGCGCGCACGCTGGTGCGCGACACGCTCCGCGAGTGGGGCATGCACGCGCTCACGGACGTGACGGTGCTGCTGGTCAGCGAGCTGGTCACCAACTCCCTGCGGTACGCCAGCGGCCCCATCGGCGTCCGCATGTACTCCCGCGCCGGCCCCTTCCTCCTCGTCGAGGTGTCCGACCCGCTGCCCGAGCCGCCGCGCGAACGCGTCGCCGCCGAGGACGACGAGGGCGGCCGCGGACTCCAACTCGTGGCGCTGGCCTCGCGCCGTTGGGGTACCCGTCCCGGCAACACCGGTAAGACAGTGTGGTTCGAGCTCGCCCTGCCCGGTTAG
- a CDS encoding SgcJ/EcaC family oxidoreductase, translating into MTRRTPVRTAIVTAAVLLAGAGPAHAAASSPPPPHAPRHAAAHPHAAARPTTRQIAALFDRWNAALATRDAHVVAARYARDAVLLPTASAQVRTTHEEIVDYFEYFLQQRPQGRIQQRRITVLSPSAAIDTGLYQFTLTDKHGKTSKVDARYTFVYERHGRHWLIVNHHSSVVP; encoded by the coding sequence ATGACACGGAGAACCCCCGTCCGGACGGCGATCGTCACCGCCGCGGTCCTGCTCGCCGGCGCGGGCCCGGCCCACGCGGCCGCGAGCTCGCCCCCTCCCCCGCACGCACCCCGGCACGCCGCCGCCCACCCGCACGCCGCCGCCAGGCCCACCACGAGGCAGATCGCCGCCCTCTTCGACCGGTGGAACGCGGCGCTGGCCACCCGGGACGCCCATGTCGTCGCCGCGCGCTACGCGCGCGACGCCGTCCTCCTGCCGACCGCCTCCGCGCAGGTCCGCACCACGCACGAAGAGATCGTCGACTACTTCGAGTACTTCCTCCAGCAACGGCCCCAGGGCAGGATCCAGCAGCGGCGCATCACCGTGCTCAGTCCCAGCGCGGCCATCGACACCGGCCTGTACCAGTTCACCCTGACGGACAAGCACGGCAAGACCAGCAAGGTGGACGCCCGCTACACGTTCGTCTACGAGCGGCACGGCCGGCACTGGCTGATCGTCAACCACCACTCGTCGGTGGTGCCGTAA
- a CDS encoding Uma2 family endonuclease, with amino-acid sequence MTALPDWMRPPRAEGWFAEDLDRLPEAPRHTELIDGALVFMMSPQRWWHGHLVTMLTVALMEQVPAGTRVGREMTIKLDPRNRPEPDLLVTTADFDGDRTWFAPEDVQLVIEVVSPESAHRDRTVKLRKYAEAGIPHYWCIEDEDGAPVVHVYELDEPTGAYAPAGIFRGTLQRPVPFEVSLDLDKLTPPRNK; translated from the coding sequence ATGACCGCACTGCCCGACTGGATGCGCCCGCCGCGCGCGGAAGGCTGGTTCGCGGAGGACCTCGACCGCCTCCCCGAGGCACCACGCCACACCGAGCTGATCGACGGAGCCCTCGTCTTCATGATGTCGCCCCAGAGGTGGTGGCATGGCCACCTCGTCACCATGCTCACGGTCGCACTCATGGAGCAGGTGCCCGCCGGCACCAGAGTCGGCCGCGAGATGACCATCAAGCTCGACCCCCGCAACCGTCCCGAACCGGACCTGCTGGTGACGACGGCCGACTTCGATGGTGACCGCACCTGGTTCGCACCAGAGGACGTCCAGCTCGTCATCGAGGTCGTCTCCCCCGAGTCCGCCCATCGCGATCGCACAGTAAAGCTCCGCAAGTACGCGGAGGCCGGCATCCCGCACTACTGGTGCATCGAGGACGAGGACGGGGCACCCGTGGTCCACGTCTACGAGCTCGACGAACCCACCGGCGCCTACGCGCCCGCCGGTATCTTCCGGGGCACCCTCCAGCGCCCCGTGCCCTTCGAGGTCAGCCTGGACCTCGACAAGCTCACACCGCCCCGAAACAAATGA
- a CDS encoding type II toxin-antitoxin system RelE family toxin, translating into MSEYRAVFRPEAQAGLRKIPRDTALRILAKPTELESHPFGFDTTALVSQPERRRLPVGDYRVVCTIDNGELVVWVVHVGHRSTLHDT; encoded by the coding sequence GTGAGTGAGTATCGAGCCGTCTTCCGACCCGAGGCCCAGGCCGGGCTCAGGAAGATCCCCCGCGACACGGCGTTGCGCATCCTGGCCAAGCCGACCGAGCTGGAGAGCCACCCCTTCGGCTTCGACACCACCGCGCTCGTGTCGCAGCCGGAACGCCGTCGACTGCCAGTCGGCGACTACCGCGTCGTCTGCACGATCGACAACGGGGAGCTCGTGGTGTGGGTCGTACACGTCGGGCATCGCTCCACCCTTCACGACACCTGA
- a CDS encoding tyrosine-type recombinase/integrase produces the protein MATVFQKCKEDPQDRSYPCEKNRCGHKWTVRYREPGGRTARQREKTFAKKTGPDGADAFASKVEHDKGMGIYLDPQRGAITLRAWAKDWLDRQILAEGTMRNYEGFTKNHLVPHLGRKTLAGLARADFERFIAALHRKGEGMAASTINDRMKFVTAMIESAVKEKRIAENPAVGVKIARTSSIAVDEDEIPTLEEVDLLAHHIAQQYRLTIYLMSGAGLRPSEALAFASECRRTEFIRVRWQVSAKANAGDCRTTFVPLKHRAEGEYRDIPIALFLEEEIDAHVEQWEPIPVTFQNKAGKDKQLEVFFAPRDRGKGTMPTASTFGYHFKKACKAAGLVDANGKPKYTPHSLRHFFASTALANGIPIHEVSRWLGHKSIKITADVYGHLVPGAWHRCREVMQNAMRPVPLDVESPASKEAEGYGTVA, from the coding sequence ATGGCAACCGTCTTCCAGAAGTGCAAAGAAGACCCGCAGGACCGCAGCTACCCCTGCGAGAAGAACCGCTGCGGACACAAGTGGACCGTCCGATACCGCGAGCCCGGAGGGCGTACCGCTCGCCAGCGCGAAAAGACCTTCGCTAAGAAGACCGGCCCGGACGGAGCCGACGCCTTCGCCTCGAAGGTCGAGCACGACAAGGGCATGGGCATCTACCTCGACCCGCAGCGAGGAGCCATCACCCTCCGGGCATGGGCCAAAGACTGGCTCGACCGGCAGATCCTCGCCGAAGGCACCATGCGGAACTACGAGGGCTTCACGAAGAACCACCTCGTCCCCCACCTCGGCCGGAAGACGCTGGCCGGCCTTGCGAGAGCCGACTTCGAACGGTTCATCGCCGCCCTGCACCGCAAGGGCGAGGGCATGGCGGCCTCGACGATCAACGACCGCATGAAGTTCGTGACGGCGATGATCGAGTCCGCAGTCAAGGAGAAGCGAATAGCCGAGAACCCGGCGGTCGGCGTCAAGATCGCTCGGACGAGCTCGATCGCCGTGGACGAGGACGAGATCCCGACCCTCGAAGAAGTCGATCTCCTTGCGCATCACATCGCGCAGCAATACCGGCTGACGATCTACTTGATGTCGGGCGCCGGGCTGCGCCCGAGCGAAGCACTCGCCTTCGCGAGCGAGTGCCGGCGGACCGAGTTCATCAGGGTTCGTTGGCAGGTCAGCGCGAAGGCAAACGCAGGCGACTGCCGCACCACCTTCGTGCCGCTGAAGCATCGCGCCGAGGGCGAGTACCGCGACATTCCGATCGCCCTCTTCCTGGAGGAGGAGATCGACGCTCACGTTGAGCAGTGGGAGCCGATCCCGGTCACCTTCCAGAACAAGGCTGGCAAGGATAAGCAGCTCGAAGTCTTCTTCGCGCCCCGTGATCGCGGCAAGGGCACCATGCCGACCGCGTCCACGTTCGGATATCACTTCAAGAAAGCGTGCAAGGCCGCAGGGCTGGTGGACGCGAACGGCAAGCCGAAGTACACGCCGCACTCCTTGAGGCATTTCTTCGCCTCCACGGCCCTGGCGAATGGCATCCCCATCCACGAGGTCTCGCGCTGGCTGGGCCACAAGTCGATCAAGATCACGGCCGACGTGTACGGACACCTCGTCCCGGGGGCCTGGCACCGCTGCCGCGAGGTCATGCAGAACGCAATGCGGCCGGTACCGTTGGACGTGGAGAGCCCGGCCTCGAAGGAGGCCGAGGGCTACGGGACTGTCGCATGA
- a CDS encoding APC family permease — MSTERGSTSNYRRTLGTTALTAVGLGSIIGSGWLFGAERAAVLAGPAAIFAWVIGAVVALTIALTYTELGSMFPKAGGMVRYGQFSHGSLAGYMAAWANWIAIVSVIPGEATASIQYMSSWKFDWAGKLFDGKELTGTGLAAASVLVVFYFFLNWFAITLFAKTNNAITVFKVVVPALTAGALIFAHFDTSNVGSAHGGFAPNGWSAVFSAVAVAGIVWAFNGFQSPLNMAAEARNPGKSLPKAVVGSILIALVIYIALQVAFLMAVPAADLSGGWNTLAYKSPLADLSITWGLNWLALLLYADAFISPSGTGMIYAATTSRMINGVQENGHLPKVFGKVDPKTGVPKPALLLNLVISFIFLAVFRGWGSIAEIVGVATVISYITGPVAVMSLRRIAPDMKRPVKLKAMPVIAPVAMIFGSLVMYWARWPLTGKVIFIMAIGLPIWAWYELRKPWAELKPHLQAGAWMVTYLLVMAVVSWAGGTEFGGKGYLPQGVDIAVVVLIALVFYVWGVRSAWRNPTLVQVEEEMKAVAESDEAAESELATVK; from the coding sequence TTGAGTACCGAACGGGGTTCGACCTCCAATTACCGCCGGACTCTGGGCACGACGGCGCTGACCGCCGTCGGCCTGGGGTCGATCATCGGCTCCGGCTGGCTGTTCGGTGCCGAGCGTGCCGCCGTGCTGGCCGGCCCGGCCGCCATCTTTGCCTGGGTCATCGGCGCCGTCGTGGCGCTGACCATCGCCCTGACGTACACCGAGCTCGGCTCGATGTTCCCCAAGGCGGGCGGCATGGTGCGTTACGGGCAGTTCTCGCACGGCTCGCTGGCCGGTTACATGGCGGCGTGGGCGAACTGGATCGCCATCGTGTCCGTCATCCCTGGTGAGGCGACCGCGTCGATCCAGTACATGAGCTCGTGGAAGTTCGACTGGGCGGGCAAGCTCTTCGACGGCAAGGAGCTCACGGGCACCGGCCTCGCCGCCGCCAGCGTCCTGGTCGTCTTCTACTTCTTCCTGAACTGGTTCGCGATCACCCTGTTCGCCAAGACGAACAACGCGATCACCGTGTTCAAGGTCGTGGTGCCGGCGCTGACCGCGGGCGCGCTGATCTTCGCGCACTTCGACACCAGCAACGTCGGCTCCGCCCACGGCGGGTTCGCCCCCAACGGCTGGAGCGCCGTCTTCAGCGCCGTCGCCGTCGCGGGCATCGTCTGGGCCTTCAACGGCTTCCAGTCGCCGCTGAACATGGCCGCCGAGGCCCGCAACCCCGGCAAGTCGCTGCCGAAGGCCGTCGTCGGTTCCATCCTGATCGCGCTGGTCATCTACATCGCGCTGCAGGTCGCCTTCCTGATGGCCGTCCCGGCCGCGGACCTCTCCGGCGGCTGGAACACCCTGGCGTACAAGTCCCCGCTGGCCGACCTCTCCATCACCTGGGGCCTGAACTGGCTCGCGCTGCTGCTGTACGCGGACGCCTTCATCTCCCCGTCGGGCACCGGCATGATCTACGCGGCCACCACCTCGCGCATGATCAACGGCGTCCAGGAGAACGGCCACCTGCCGAAGGTCTTCGGCAAGGTCGACCCCAAGACCGGCGTCCCGAAGCCGGCCCTGCTGCTCAACCTGGTGATCTCCTTCATCTTCCTCGCCGTCTTCCGCGGCTGGGGCTCGATAGCCGAGATCGTCGGTGTCGCCACCGTCATCTCCTACATCACCGGCCCCGTCGCCGTGATGTCGCTGCGCCGCATCGCGCCGGACATGAAGCGCCCGGTCAAGCTCAAGGCCATGCCGGTCATCGCCCCGGTCGCGATGATCTTCGGTTCCCTGGTCATGTACTGGGCCCGCTGGCCGCTCACGGGCAAGGTCATCTTCATCATGGCCATCGGCCTGCCGATCTGGGCCTGGTACGAGCTGCGCAAGCCGTGGGCCGAGCTGAAGCCGCACCTTCAGGCGGGCGCCTGGATGGTCACCTACCTGCTCGTCATGGCGGTGGTCTCCTGGGCCGGCGGCACCGAGTTCGGCGGCAAGGGCTACCTTCCGCAGGGCGTGGACATCGCCGTCGTTGTCCTGATTGCTCTCGTCTTCTACGTGTGGGGCGTGCGCAGCGCGTGGCGCAACCCGACCCTTGTTCAGGTCGAGGAGGAAATGAAGGCCGTCGCCGAGTCCGACGAGGCCGCGGAGTCGGAGCTGGCCACGGTCAAGTGA
- a CDS encoding helix-turn-helix domain-containing protein yields MSLGGSNRLLTPEEVADWLKVSEITVKNKYRTWGIKAQKVGRLLRFRERDIVAYLEDNYG; encoded by the coding sequence GTGAGCCTGGGCGGGAGTAACCGGCTGCTGACGCCGGAAGAGGTGGCCGACTGGCTGAAGGTCAGCGAGATCACCGTCAAGAACAAGTACCGGACGTGGGGGATCAAGGCCCAAAAGGTCGGCCGCCTCCTGCGATTCCGCGAGCGCGACATCGTCGCCTACCTCGAAGACAACTACGGGTAA
- a CDS encoding type II toxin-antitoxin system Phd/YefM family antitoxin, with product MSITASEARKELFPLIKKVNENHEAIEIVSKHGNAVLVSAEDYAALREGSYLLRSPANARRLLKAYENALSHINVSERELIDPDPADAGAGAV from the coding sequence ATGTCCATAACGGCGAGTGAAGCCCGCAAGGAACTGTTTCCGCTGATCAAGAAGGTCAACGAGAACCACGAGGCCATCGAGATCGTCTCGAAGCACGGCAACGCTGTGCTTGTCTCGGCCGAGGACTATGCGGCGCTGCGCGAGGGCTCGTACCTGCTGCGCTCGCCGGCGAACGCGCGGCGGCTGCTCAAGGCGTACGAGAACGCCCTGTCCCACATCAACGTGTCGGAGCGTGAGCTGATCGATCCGGATCCGGCGGACGCTGGTGCGGGTGCCGTGTGA
- a CDS encoding SpoIIE family protein phosphatase, with the protein MSEKPAGTADRSEGTDATSTWQNSPPGSLYDHIRVASFSLGPDGRIEQWSERAAELFGTAARHAVGKDPMEVLTPVDPHHRRHRPAVPFLAEGGLDGRAWTGLVPYQRGDRQQGVAEIYVMPSENAVGDRAALCVAVDVKALRGIETDIAAAEAVFGQSPLGFFFFGTDLTLLRVNESFAQTFGRPAAWHRGRTPHDFLPRPEADRLTAALRQVLDSGKPVADIQLVGPVPGNSERRRWSVSLYRLHSGSGRPIGVAALATDVTGRRRAEREAAGVRRNLALLNEAGARIGNSLDLETTARELLDVAVPQFCDLASVDLYQGLLAGDEAPPGLADGSAELRRVAYSSAVSGAPVDPDHKPIQVGEVHRYPFHSPCAQALRTAQVQVVPGREGDDGPELGAVVQCTLAVPMVARDTVVGLAQFSRTKGSEPFGERDTALAVELAARAAVCIDNARLYRREHERALMLQRSLLPPGDPEAAGVEIACRYLPGNAATEVGGDWFDVIELPGHRTALVVGDVMGRGLRAAVAMGELRTAVRTLAMLDLEPAEVLSALDEIAHGLGRPGGKQSASRGVRGSVRPADLSEVYLATCVYAVYDPVTRRCTVANAGHLPPVLVEAGEPAMLLEVPPGMPLGVGGEPFEETEIELPDGALLALYTDGLVESRDHPLDEGLQAFREALADPERPLEDVCDHVLGALDTHHGEDDIALLMARLRGLRPGCAGDWTLPPEPRSVARARELARAQLETWGLTDLVDTTELLVSELVTNALRYGEGEIRLRLLLDRTLVCEVWDGGHVQPRRRRARDTDEGGRGLQLVGLLSAAWGSRRIPHGKTVWFELALPDDDSPAPDAVEALLSLY; encoded by the coding sequence GTGAGCGAGAAGCCAGCGGGTACGGCGGACAGGTCAGAGGGAACGGACGCCACGTCAACGTGGCAGAACAGTCCGCCCGGTTCCCTCTACGACCACATCCGCGTGGCGTCGTTCTCCCTCGGCCCCGACGGCCGGATCGAGCAGTGGAGCGAGCGGGCGGCCGAACTCTTCGGAACAGCGGCCCGGCACGCCGTCGGCAAGGACCCGATGGAGGTCCTCACGCCCGTGGACCCCCACCACCGGCGGCACCGCCCCGCCGTGCCCTTCCTGGCCGAGGGCGGCCTGGACGGCCGCGCCTGGACCGGCCTCGTCCCCTACCAGCGGGGCGACCGCCAACAGGGCGTCGCCGAGATCTATGTGATGCCCAGTGAGAACGCCGTCGGGGACCGTGCCGCGCTCTGCGTCGCGGTCGACGTCAAAGCCCTGCGGGGAATAGAGACCGACATCGCCGCGGCGGAAGCCGTTTTCGGCCAATCTCCGCTGGGGTTCTTCTTCTTCGGCACGGATCTGACCCTGCTGCGCGTCAACGAGAGTTTCGCCCAGACTTTCGGCCGCCCCGCCGCCTGGCACCGCGGCCGCACCCCGCACGACTTCCTGCCGCGCCCGGAGGCCGACCGGCTGACCGCGGCCCTGCGCCAGGTCCTCGACAGCGGCAAACCGGTGGCCGACATCCAACTGGTCGGCCCGGTGCCCGGCAACAGCGAGCGGCGCCGCTGGTCCGTCTCGCTCTACCGGCTGCACAGCGGCAGCGGCCGGCCCATCGGCGTGGCCGCCCTCGCCACCGACGTCACCGGACGGCGCCGTGCCGAGCGCGAGGCCGCGGGTGTGCGCCGCAACCTGGCCCTGCTCAACGAGGCCGGCGCCCGCATCGGCAACTCCCTGGACCTGGAGACCACCGCCCGCGAACTCCTGGACGTCGCCGTCCCCCAGTTCTGCGACCTCGCCTCCGTCGACCTCTACCAGGGCCTGCTCGCCGGCGACGAGGCCCCGCCCGGCCTCGCCGACGGCAGCGCGGAACTGCGCCGCGTCGCCTACTCCAGCGCCGTCTCCGGAGCCCCCGTGGACCCCGACCACAAGCCCATCCAGGTCGGCGAGGTGCACCGCTATCCCTTTCACTCCCCCTGCGCCCAGGCCCTGCGCACCGCCCAGGTCCAGGTCGTCCCCGGCCGGGAGGGCGACGACGGCCCGGAGCTGGGCGCCGTCGTGCAGTGCACGCTCGCCGTGCCGATGGTCGCCCGCGACACCGTCGTGGGGCTCGCCCAGTTCTCCCGCACCAAGGGCAGCGAGCCCTTCGGGGAACGGGACACCGCCCTCGCCGTCGAGCTGGCCGCCCGCGCCGCCGTCTGCATCGACAACGCCCGCCTCTACCGGCGCGAGCACGAGCGGGCCCTGATGCTCCAGCGCAGCCTGCTGCCCCCGGGCGACCCCGAGGCGGCCGGCGTGGAGATTGCCTGCCGCTACCTGCCCGGCAACGCCGCCACCGAGGTGGGCGGCGACTGGTTCGACGTCATCGAACTGCCCGGACACCGCACGGCTCTCGTCGTCGGCGACGTCATGGGCCGCGGCCTGCGGGCCGCGGTCGCCATGGGCGAGCTGCGCACGGCCGTGCGCACCCTGGCCATGCTCGACCTGGAGCCCGCCGAGGTGCTCTCCGCCCTGGACGAGATCGCCCACGGCCTCGGACGCCCCGGCGGCAAGCAGTCCGCCTCCCGCGGGGTGCGCGGGAGCGTGCGCCCCGCCGACCTCTCCGAGGTCTACCTCGCGACGTGCGTCTACGCGGTCTACGACCCGGTGACGCGCCGCTGCACCGTCGCCAACGCCGGTCACCTGCCGCCGGTCCTGGTCGAGGCTGGCGAGCCGGCGATGCTCCTGGAGGTCCCGCCCGGGATGCCGCTGGGCGTGGGCGGCGAGCCCTTCGAGGAGACCGAGATCGAGCTGCCCGACGGCGCCCTGCTCGCCCTCTACACCGACGGCCTCGTCGAATCCCGCGACCACCCGCTGGACGAGGGCCTCCAGGCCTTCCGCGAGGCCCTCGCCGACCCCGAACGGCCGCTGGAGGACGTCTGCGACCACGTCCTCGGCGCCCTGGACACCCACCACGGCGAGGACGACATCGCGCTCCTGATGGCCCGTCTGCGGGGTCTGCGCCCCGGTTGCGCCGGCGACTGGACCCTGCCGCCCGAGCCGCGCTCGGTGGCCCGCGCCCGGGAGCTGGCGCGGGCGCAGCTGGAGACGTGGGGCCTGACCGACCTCGTCGACACCACGGAACTGCTGGTGAGCGAGCTGGTCACCAACGCCCTGCGGTACGGGGAGGGCGAGATCCGGCTGCGGCTGCTGCTGGACCGCACCCTGGTCTGCGAGGTGTGGGACGGCGGCCACGTCCAGCCGCGGCGGCGGCGGGCGCGCGACACGGACGAGGGCGGGCGGGGGCTCCAGCTGGTGGGGCTGCTCAGCGCGGCCTGGGGCAGCCGCCGGATCCCGCACGGCAAGACGGTCTGGTTCGAGCTGGCGCTCCCGGACGACGACTCGCCGGCGCCGGACGCGGTGGAGGCGCTGCTGAGCCTGTACTGA
- a CDS encoding Txe/YoeB family addiction module toxin, with protein MRLVFEDQGWEDYTSWLKNDRKTLARINKLIEDVRRDPFSGIGKPEPLKYHLPGAWSRRIDDEHRLVYLVTEKEIVILAARYHY; from the coding sequence GTGAGGCTCGTCTTCGAGGATCAGGGCTGGGAGGACTACACGTCCTGGCTCAAGAACGACCGGAAGACTCTCGCTCGAATCAACAAGCTCATCGAGGACGTCAGGCGTGATCCTTTCTCGGGAATCGGCAAGCCTGAACCGTTGAAGTACCACTTGCCGGGGGCTTGGTCGCGACGGATCGACGACGAGCACCGCCTCGTCTACCTGGTGACAGAAAAGGAGATCGTCATCCTCGCCGCCCGGTACCACTACTGA